The Ferviditalea candida nucleotide sequence GGTCTGCCGGAGGAAACATCCCTCTCCGCAATCCCTTCTCCTGCTCCTGGCGGTAATTCGAACGGCATGCATGTACCGGTTCGCACCCGACACCGGCTCTCTGCCCAGCGATGCATGTCTTCTACTTAAGCCAATCCTCGCATTTGAACGATGAAATTATGCCGAAAACTCTTCGGCGCATCAGAATCTTTATACCACATTTGCAAAGCCAAAGTCAAACCTTCTGCAGCGCGGTACGGCGGGCGCAGTTCTATTCTTCCATTACTCATTATGCTATAATGTATCTGTTCATTTTAAGGAGGATCAAAATATGCCAAAGCAGCATTCCGGAGAATCCAAAGCAATGACCGCTGCAAAAAACACGCTTAAGGTACTGCTCACATTTTTCAAATGGGTATTCATTGTCGGCATTATTTGTTCTTTTCTGGGAGCGGGAGTTGCGGCAGGTTACTTTGTTTCTCTTGTGAAGGACGACCCGGTCCGCCATAAAGATTTCATTATGAATAAAATACAGGAAAATTCCACAACCGGTTTTGTGTATTTTGACGATAATACGGTTGTCGGCCAGCTCCGCACTTCCGAAGACCGAAGGTTGGCCTCAATCAATGAAATTCCCCAAGTGGTGAAAGACGCATTTATCGCGACGGAGGACAAGGATTTTTACAGCCATTACGGTATCGATTTGACCGGATTTTTCCGCGCCGTCAAGCAAAAGCTGCTGCGGGAGGACGTCCAAACCGGGGGAAGCACCATCACCCAGCAGGTCGCCAGAAACGTATTCCTGACGCTCGATCAGACCGATACCCGCAAGGCCAAAGAAATTCTGCTTGCCCTCAGGCTCGAGCGGACACTTTCCAAAGACGAAATTCTTCAGGCCTATCTGAACAAAATTCCTTTCGGCAACGGTTCCACCGGATATAATCTGTACGGGATCAAAGCAGCGGCGAAGGGCATCTTCGACATTGACGATTTAAACCAAATCACCATTGCAGAGGCAGCTTATTTAGCCGGCTTGCCCAAAGCCCCCAGCGAATATTCGGCTTTTACGAGTAAAGGCGATCTCAATCAGAGAGGCTTTCAATTGGCTGTAGCCCGCCAGCATGTCGTTTTGAAACGGATGCTGGAGGAACGAAAAATTACGCAAGAGCAGTATCAGGAAGCATTGAATGTGGATATGAAAGCCGCGTTCGCAAAAAAGAAGGAAAAAGCATATACCACTTATCCGTATTTGATGATTGAAGCTGAGCAGCAAGCGGCGAAAATACTGCTTCGCCAACAAGATCCGAAGCTGACCGAGGCGGATTTGCGCAAAGCGGAAAATTCCGATATGATCGAGACCGCCAGCGAGCATTTGCGCAGAAACGGCTACAAGATCTATACCACGATCAACAAAACGATTTATGATACGATGCAGGAAATTTCCCACAATGCGAAAAACTTCACGCCGGACGACCCGAAAAAAGGAATCGAACAAGTCGGGGCCGTTATGATCGACAACAAAACCGGGGCGATTCTGGGAATGATCGAAGGCCGTGATTTCTATAAGGAACAAATGAACCATGCCACCCAGATGACCCGTCAGCCCGGCTCCACCATGAAGCCGGTCGCCGCCTACGGTCCGGCCATCGAGATGGGCGCCATGCAGCCTGCGGGAATCATTGATGATGCTCCGATGATTCAAAAAGACGGTTCCAAAGGCTTCCACATCGCGGAAAACTGGGATGGCGTCTATCACGGCCTGATGACAGCCCGACGCGCCTTGAACTTATCCTACAATATTCCTGCCCTGAAGCTTTTCAATGATGTCGTCGGCATCGACAAAGCTTGGGACTATGCCAGAAAGATGGGAATTACCACACTTGTGGCCGCGGACAACCAGGCCAGAACAGGCGTCATCGGCGGCCTGACCTATGGAGTGACCGTGAAGGAACTGACCGGCGCATATACGACGTTTGCCAATCAAGGCGTATATAAGGATGCCTACATGATCCGCAAGATTGAAGACGGCGACGGGAACATCATTTATGAGCACAAGTCAAAGCCGGAACAAGTGTTTTCGCCGGAAACGGCGTACTTGATCACGGATATGCTGCGCACAGTCATCACTTCCGGTACGGCCACCGATTTGATGTCTAAATTTAAATACTATGGTAAAATTCCGATTTCCGGAAAAACAGGCTCCACACAAAATGACTATGATGCTTGGTTCGAAGGCTATACACCGGATGTCACTCTTGGCGTATGGGTCGGTTACGACCAGCCAAGCACCCTTGTCAAAGGAAAAGGGACCCTGAGGGCCAAAAACATCTGGGCCTTGGTCATGAACGCGGTCATTGACAAACAACCCGATCTTTTTAAAACCAGGCAATTTGAAAAGCCGGACGGCATTGTGCAGATGACGGTATCCGACGTCTCCGGCAAACTTCCAAACGATCTGGTCAAACAAACCAATCATTTGGTAACCGATCTTTTTAACAAAAAAGATATCCCGACCCAGGAAGACGATGTGCTGGCACAAATGAAGGTCATCACGTACAACCACTTCAACTATATTCCGCAGCCGACCACGCCGGCGGATTTCGTCCAGGACAAAATCGTCATTCGCAGACAGGTGCCCATTAAGCAAATTATCGATGAGATCAAACAAGCATTCG carries:
- a CDS encoding transglycosylase domain-containing protein, giving the protein MPKQHSGESKAMTAAKNTLKVLLTFFKWVFIVGIICSFLGAGVAAGYFVSLVKDDPVRHKDFIMNKIQENSTTGFVYFDDNTVVGQLRTSEDRRLASINEIPQVVKDAFIATEDKDFYSHYGIDLTGFFRAVKQKLLREDVQTGGSTITQQVARNVFLTLDQTDTRKAKEILLALRLERTLSKDEILQAYLNKIPFGNGSTGYNLYGIKAAAKGIFDIDDLNQITIAEAAYLAGLPKAPSEYSAFTSKGDLNQRGFQLAVARQHVVLKRMLEERKITQEQYQEALNVDMKAAFAKKKEKAYTTYPYLMIEAEQQAAKILLRQQDPKLTEADLRKAENSDMIETASEHLRRNGYKIYTTINKTIYDTMQEISHNAKNFTPDDPKKGIEQVGAVMIDNKTGAILGMIEGRDFYKEQMNHATQMTRQPGSTMKPVAAYGPAIEMGAMQPAGIIDDAPMIQKDGSKGFHIAENWDGVYHGLMTARRALNLSYNIPALKLFNDVVGIDKAWDYARKMGITTLVAADNQARTGVIGGLTYGVTVKELTGAYTTFANQGVYKDAYMIRKIEDGDGNIIYEHKSKPEQVFSPETAYLITDMLRTVITSGTATDLMSKFKYYGKIPISGKTGSTQNDYDAWFEGYTPDVTLGVWVGYDQPSTLVKGKGTLRAKNIWALVMNAVIDKQPDLFKTRQFEKPDGIVQMTVSDVSGKLPNDLVKQTNHLVTDLFNKKDIPTQEDDVLAQMKVITYNHFNYIPQPTTPADFVQDKIVIRRQVPIKQIIDEIKQAFEKYPSSIPTKRGGIKKKPEDYFPIDMENDAPTEADPRIEDGKIPPPPTEVTLENMKDLVKISFRPDAEEDVIGYRLYRSVNFAPFRKVDGSIVSTGDDSKFINYISPNVSYAYYVTAVDVGGNESIPSQIVYSDHNPTGSVLWPQIYPNGGQDRGQNNGGSSDAAAPPSAPSNVGIASRPGGIGIVITWNANPGIENVTKYNVAYSSRKNGPYTSIGTTDVNRFEYISLPADGWYRVTAVNGKGESVPSQPVEYKSH